In Papio anubis isolate 15944 chromosome 20, Panubis1.0, whole genome shotgun sequence, the genomic window aggaggaagagagggggggaggtgctacacacttttaaacaaccagatctcgtgagaactcattcattattatgagaacagcaagggggacaTTCCACggccatgatccaatcacctcccaccagtccccacctccaacagtaaggattacaatttgacatgagatgtAGGGAGTGGGgtggacacagacccaaaccgcAGCAGGTTTTTCTGTGCTAATTTGCCTTAGagtcctcccctccctccatcccagcACCACACCATTCCAATCTACTTCCAGTCTCTATTGTTTTGTGACTTCctagaatttcatgtaaatggaatgatGCAATCTTTTGTTCAACTTTTTTCTCCTAATGTTTTGAGAtacatccatgttgttacatgtaTTAAGATTTTActgattaatattaattattaaataattatactcTGTTCCTTTTACTGCTCAGTGGTATTCCATAATATGGATATATCAGTTTATCTATTTTCCTGTTGGTGGCTATTTAAACTGTTTCCAATTTGAGGGGCAGGGGACAGTTACAGTATTATACAGCTATCAACATCCCTTTCTAGCAACATTTTAAGATTTCTCCCAGGTATTTGCAAACCTAAAGTGCTGCACTGTTTTCACAAAAACAATAGACGTCcatgtggatgtggtgaaaaaggatCTCTATACACTGATGAtgggaatgtcaattagtacaacctctgtggaaaacacCATGGAGGTTTCTCAAGTAACTAAAAGCAGATCTGCCATCCCTTCCAGCAAGCCCACGAccgggtatgtacccaaaggtgTCTCTCATATAAAAGAGACACctgcattcatatgtttattacagctaATTCACAATTGCAGAGATATGatatcaacctaagtgcccatccaacagatgagtggataaagaaaatatggtacatatacagcatggaacaCTGCTCAGCcattgaaaaagaatgaaatcatgtcttttgcaacaatTTGGATGGAACTGAAAgcccttattcttttttttccccctgagacagggtcttgctctgtcacccaggctggagtgcagtggcatgatctcagctcactacaacctccacctccccggttcaattgattctcttgcctcagcctcccgagtagctgggactacaggcgtgcaccaccacgcccagctaattttttgtaattttagtagagatagggtttcaccatgttgtccaggttagtctcgaactcttgacctcatgtgatccacttgccttggcctcccgctgtgctgggattacaggcgtgagcccaccgCTAAAGGctcttattctaagtgaagtaactcagcaatggaaaaccaaataccacatgttctcacttataagtgggagctaagctatgggtacacaGAGGCagacagagtggtataatggacagtGGAGACTCGGAAAGGCggcaggaagggagaaagggagggatacaaaaactacatattgggtacaatgtacattacttgggtgatgggtgcactgaaAGCCCAGACACCACCACTATCCAATTCATCCATGTCATCAAAAATCACTGGTACTTATAAAGCTActcaaataaaaagatttaaaaaacaaaacgtaGACtggcacacacagaaaataacGTCTTGTACTTTTTGTTTCGTTCTTGCCAATTGGATAGAAGGAAAATGGTCTCCCTGTTGACATGTCCAATTTTTGGATTACAAATGAGATGAAGAATCCGTCATCTTTCCTTGAattgacttcctctctctctctctctctctctctctctctcgtggttttttttttttccccctgaagccttgctctgttgccaggctggagtgcagcagcgcgatctcggctcactgcaacctccacctcccaggttcacatcattctcctgcctcagcctcccgagtagctgggactacaggcacccagcaccacacctggctaatttttgtatttttagtagagacagggtttcaccgtgttagctgggatggtcgcaatctcttgacctcatgatctgcccacctcggcctcccaaagtgttgggattacaggcgtgaaccaccgtgcctggcctctttttagttatttttaaatgtacaaataaattattattgactgtagtcacccagTTGTGCTATCagatactaggtcttattcaccCTTTAACTATTTTTCTGTGCCCGTTTACCATCCCCacttgccccccaacccccagcacaTACTGCCTTGTGCTGAAGAAGAAGATGAGGCCATTAGCCCCTTCCTGGCCCAAACACTGTCCCCTCATCATCCCCAAATGGAAGCTCCGAGACCTATGTGGAGGCTTTCAGCTCCCGGTGCTGCATGAGGAATTTGGACCAAATCCAAATAGAAAACGGGGTCAGAAGGGAATGACATTTCTAACTGAATAGCCACGGTCCCTGAGAAGAAGCAGTTACAATGTCAGCTGCCAGATAAGACGTCAGGTCAAGGACCCACCGTGGAACGTCCCCTTGGTTCCTAAGCCAAATGCCCAGCTGGAATCCCAGCAGTACACATGTTGCCTTCAGCAAGGGAATGATTTTCTCATAAACAGCACAGCCTGGCCAAAGTTCTGGAGACCTCTGTTTCTAAGCCATGGAAGTATTTTATTCTGGgacaggcgccatggctcatgcctgtagtcccagcacttttgggggccgaggtggttggatcgcttgagccctgggcAACTTAGAAAGacctcatcgctacaaaaaaatacaaaaattatcagggcatggtggcacaccacTGTGGTCCCAGggactctggaagctgaggccagaggatcacttgagcctggcaggtcaaggctgcagtgagctgagatatctcactccaaactgggtaacagggggagacactgtctctaaaaatacatataaaataataaaacaaacaaacaaatattgtATCTGGTTGTCATTTTGCAGATTATATCCCCTGGTCCTGTCAATCATCATTTTGGgacagttgttgttgttgttgttgtttgggggGTGGATGTGAAAATCTTTCTGCTTCATAATATTCCAGGCATCACTGATGCTCAGCCATAACTCCCCCCACCCCTGGATATGCTCATGCAACTAAATTTCCATCACTTGTTGGATTCCGTGAATTACCAAAATCAGTAAGaatggactctttttttttttttttttaggtatgtAAACTATTTATTAACAGACAAGGCTTACAGACTTACTTCTTCTTGGACACACCCACGGTGAGGCCACGGCGGCCAACGGTCTCGGTGTGCTGGCCTCGGACACGAAGGCCCCAGAAGTGGCGCAGCCCTCTATGGCCCCGAATCTTCTTCAGTCGCTCCAGGTCTTCACGGAGCTTGTTGTCCAGACCATTGGCTAGGACCTGGCTATATTTTCCATCCTTTACGTCCTTCTGTCTGTTCAAGAACCAGTCTGGGATCTTGTACTGGCGTGGATTCTGCGTAAGCGTGATCACACGTTCCACCTCCTCCTCAGTGAGTTCTCCCGCCCTCTTGGTGAGGTCAACGTCTGCTTTCCTCAACACCGCATGGGCATATCTTCCACCCACACCCTTAATGGCAGTGATGGCAAAGGCTGTTTTCCGCCGCCCATCGATGTTGGTGTTGAGTACTCgcaaaatattttggaactttTCAGGGATCACTAGAGACATGGCGGCAGCACAAGCGGCGGCGTGTAGGCCTCCTGTGGAAGCGCAAGAATGGACTTTTAACACTTCCTCTTAGTCTGAATGAAGTTCACACACATCGCTGTCTTCACAGGGTTCGTCTGCCTTTTCCCATAAGAATTATGTCAACACGACCCCACAGCAAAGACCACATTGCTTCCTGTTATGGGCTGAAATGTGTGCCCCTGAACTCACGCCGGAGCCCTACCTTCCAGCACCTCAGAATGGGAGCATATTTGAAGATGGGGTCTTTACAGAGGTGATCCAGTTAGAACAAGATCATTAGTATTATCCGTGTCTCCTGATTCGATGTGGCTGgagcagccgggtgcggtggctcacgcctgtaatcccagcactttgggaggccaaggcgggcagatcacctgacgtcaggaattcgagaccagcctggccaccatggtgaaaccctctctctatttaaaagaacacaaaatttagccaggcgtgatagtgggcacctgtaatcccagctacttgggaggctgaggcaggagaatcacttgaacccggaaggtggaggttgcagtgagctgaaattgcaccactgcactccagcctgggtgacagagcaagactccatctcaaaaattaaaataaaataaaataaaataataaaataataaaaaataaaaattggccagaGCCCTGATCAGGAGAGGAGGACAGAGGCACATACAAGGTGATGTCCACGTAAGGACACTGGGAGAAGATGGCCGTCTCTACACTGAGAAAAGAGGCCTAaagagaaaccaaccctgccagcaccttgatctcagacttccagcctccagaacggtaAGAAAATAGatgtctgttgttgaagccaccccgTCTGTGATGTTCTCTTGTGGCAGTCCTGGCAGGTTAATGCACTTACCCAACCAGAGTGCCCCAAACCCTTCCCACGTAGCAATTCTGGAGCGTAGACAGTCTGTGGATCGTAGTAAGGAACTAGATCTTTATCTGACAGCGACATGAATCTATTGACATGTTTTAGCCCAGGCAGTGGGCACGGATGCCTTTTCTTTTAAGATAGTCCAAGTTGGCTGCACAATGGGTAAAAGCCAGGGCTGGTgcatggcagagacacacacagaggagactCGAGGGACACAGGACAGAGAGGATGGGTGCCCAGATGAGGTGGGGCAGTGGGAATGACGGAGACAGACCTGGCTCAGGGGGTGTCCAGGAGGCAGAACAGATGAGCCCTGGACACTGGTGGGATTCGGTGTGTGGCTCATTTCGTGTGTCCACCTGGCCAGGCTCTAATCCCCACGGGTTCCATCAAACCCTCATCCAGTTGTGGCTGTGAGGGTATTTTACAAATGCAGTTAACATCTATGATAGCTGACTTTCGGTGAAGGAGATGATCCTggataatgtgggtgggcctcatctcatcagttgaaggccttatgAGCAAAAACGGAGTTTTCcctgaggaaaaataaattccacCTCAAGGTTGCAGCATTAACTCCTCCCTGAGTTTCCAGTCCATCGTCAGTCAGCCCCACGGATGCCACACCTCCCAGACTTCAAAATCGTGTGAGCCATTGCCTTACCATGAGTCTCTTAAAACAGTGgctcccaacctttttggcaccaggtactggttttgtggaagacaattctTCCGCAGACCAGGGTGGGGAGATGACTttaggatgattcaagcacattacatttgttacgcactttatttctattattattacactgtaatatgtaatgaaataattatacaactcaccagaATACAGAATTGGTGGGAGCTCTGAGCTCATTTTCCTGCATGCGCCCATCTGGGAATGATGCGAGTCAGTGACAGATcttcaggcattagattctcataaggagtgtgcaacctggatccctcgcacacacagttcacaacagggttcgtgctcctatgagaatctaatgcggCTGCTGATccgacaggaggtggagctcaggtggtgatGTGGGCAGTGGGGAGCGGCTGGAAATatagatgaagctttgctcactcattcgctcacccacccaccctcacctcctgctgtgtggcccagttcctaacaggccatagaCCAGTATgggtccatggcctgggggttggggacccccgtctttaaagacaaaaattatatatatgatatatgtgatatatagatatatatacacatgtgtgtgtatagaccTATTATCAATAtcccacacacacaaatatacatataaatatgcatgtatttcccccacacgtatatacatatatcccacacacatatgtatacatataaatatgcatgtatttccccatacacatatatacatgtatccctcacacacaaatatatatataaaaatatgcatgtattcccccacatatatacatgtatccccccacacaaatatacatataaatatgcatgtatttcCACCCCAAACATGTAACATGTATCCCCTCTAAgcaaatatacatgtaaatatgcaTGTATTTCCCCCCCCACATTAACATGTATGCcccacacacaaatatacatataagtatGCATGTAATTCCccccacacatatatacatgtatcccacacacaaatatgcacatAAATATGCACGTATTTCCCccacacgtatatacatatatcccacacacatatacacatataaatatgcatgtatttcCCCCAcacgcatatatacatataaatatgcatgtgttcccccacatatatacatgtatcccccacacaaatatacatataaatatgcatgtatttcCCCCCACACATAACATGTAtcccacacacacaaatatgcatatAAGTATGCATGTAATTCCCCACACACGTATACATGTAtcccacacacacaaatatacatataaatatgcatgtatttcCCCACACACATATAACATGTATCCCACGCACACAAATATGCATATAAGTATGCATGTAATTCcccacacatgtatacatgtatcccacacacaaatatacatataaatatgcatgtatttcCACCCACACATGTAACACGTATcccacacacataaatacacacataaatatgcatgtatttcctcaccacacacatatatacatgtatcccacacacacaaagatacatataaatatgcatattatatcCTACTTAGTctgttagggctgccataacaaagctcCACGTACCAagtggctgaaacaacagaaatgtgttttttcacaattctggaggctggaagtttgcGATCAGGTGTGAGCAGGGCTGGTTTCCTGGGAGGCTTTTCTATGTGGCGACCAGACACCcgccctccctgtgtcctcataCGGGCTTTCCTCGGTATATGTCTGTATccacatttcctcttcttttgagGAAACTAGTCTCATTAGATCAAGGTCCATCCTGGTGACCTCGTTTTAGCTCAGGCACCTCTGTGAAGACCCTAtccccaaatacagtcacattctgaggtattgggggttaggacATCAACATATGACTTTGGGGAGTCTGCAGTTCAGCCCATAGCACTACTGGTTTCGTTTCTCTGGTGATGGTTACAGAAACAGGCACCGTTTCTGCCTTAAGGAACTAAGTGGGCGA contains:
- the LOC101006776 gene encoding 40S ribosomal protein S18-like, whose amino-acid sequence is MGACRKMSSELPPILYSGGLHAAACAAAMSLVIPEKFQNILRVLNTNIDGRRKTAFAITAIKGVGGRYAHAVLRKADVDLTKRAGELTEEEVERVITLTQNPRQYKIPDWFLNRQKDVKDGKYSQVLANGLDNKLREDLERLKKIRGHRGLRHFWGLRVRGQHTETVGRRGLTVGVSKKK